One Heteronotia binoei isolate CCM8104 ecotype False Entrance Well chromosome 10, APGP_CSIRO_Hbin_v1, whole genome shotgun sequence genomic region harbors:
- the GGCT gene encoding gamma-glutamylcyclotransferase: protein METLKNCACAGSGGNLGDCNSKEKHFLYFAYGSNLLRERITLRNPSAAFHGIGKLQDYKLAFGSPQGKQSLTWHGSTATILHSPGDEVWGIVWLMNSCDLSSLDKQEGVESGLYAPMEISVNTQEGKTLRCRCYQMNDYVHNLPSPHYKKVICMGAKQNGLPNDYQKKLETIETNNYTGSVPVFEEIEAAVSASEKTT, encoded by the exons ATGGAAACCCTCAAGAATTGTGCTTGTGCTGGATCAGGTGGCAACTTGGGAGACTGTAACTCTAAGGAAAAACATTTCCTCTATTTTGCCTATGGCAGTAACTTGTTGCGGGAGAGGATAACATTAAGAAACCCATCTGCAGCTTTTCATGGCATAGGAAAGTTACAG GATTACAAGCTTGCTTTTGGCTCTCCTCAAGGGAAACAGAGTTTGACCTGGCATGGAAGTACGGCCACTATTCTACACAGTCCTGGTGATGAAGTCTGGGGAATAGTGTGGCTAATGAACAGTTGTGATTTAAGTTCTCTGGACAA ACAAGAGGGAGTTGAAAGTGGTCTTTATGCCCCAATGGAAATCAGCGTCAACACACAAGAAGGGAAAACACTAAGATGTCGATGTTATCAGATGAATGACTATGTTCATAATCTTCCTTCTCCACACTACAAAAAA GTTATCTGTATGGGGGCAAAGCAGAATGGCTTACCAAATGACTATCAGAAGAAACTAGAAACTATAGAGACAAACAACTATACAGGAAGTGTGCCAGTGTTTGAAGAAATTGAAGCTGCTGTCAGTGCTTCTGAGAagacaacataa